In Nocardioides sp. JQ2195, a genomic segment contains:
- a CDS encoding endonuclease — MAQETQRQRAERLIREHGTTYAAEAGITLRDKPSPLYQLLVLTTLSATRISADIAVAAARELFAAGWRTPEGMRKATWQQRVDALGRGHYRRYDESTSTALSDAAAHLLDEYDGDLRRIRPESHDDVPALRDALTGFPRIGPTGADIFCREVQEVWPEVCPFFDKRALRGAAAYDLPTEVDRLAELAPAGRMAQFSAALARVA; from the coding sequence GTGGCGCAGGAGACCCAGCGACAACGCGCTGAGCGGTTGATCCGCGAGCACGGCACGACGTACGCCGCCGAGGCCGGCATCACCCTGCGGGACAAGCCGTCACCGCTCTACCAGCTGCTCGTCCTGACCACCTTGTCCGCGACCCGGATCTCCGCCGACATCGCCGTGGCGGCGGCCCGGGAGCTCTTCGCCGCTGGCTGGCGGACCCCCGAGGGGATGCGGAAGGCCACCTGGCAGCAACGGGTCGACGCGCTCGGTCGCGGGCACTACCGTCGCTACGACGAGAGCACGTCGACCGCGCTCTCCGACGCCGCGGCCCACCTGCTCGACGAGTACGACGGCGACCTGCGCCGGATCCGGCCGGAGAGCCACGACGACGTGCCCGCCCTGCGCGACGCGCTCACCGGCTTCCCCCGGATCGGACCGACCGGCGCCGACATCTTCTGCAGGGAGGTCCAGGAGGTCTGGCCGGAGGTGTGCCCGTTCTTCGACAAGCGGGCGCTGCGTGGCGCCGCGGCGTACGACCTTCCGACGGAGGTCGATCGCCTGGCCGAGCTGGCGCCGGCGGGCCGGATGGCGCAGTTCTCGGCGGCGTTGGCGCGCGTCGCCTGA